In Paroedura picta isolate Pp20150507F chromosome 6, Ppicta_v3.0, whole genome shotgun sequence, one genomic interval encodes:
- the S100G gene encoding protein S100-G — MANLNGDELLKLFTQYAVKEGSTHLLSTTGLNNLLQNHFSNLVGSFSLGDMAKYVQVDKEGKISFDAFKALMSKISGFSALSGLTNLVS; from the exons ATGGCCAATTTGAATGGTGATGAACTTTTGAAACTTTTTACTCAGTATGCTGTAAAAGAGGGTAGTACTCATCTGCTTTCCACGACAGGACTAAACAATTTGCTTCAGAATCATTTCTCAAACCTTGTG GGTTCATTCTCTCTTGGTGATATGGCAAAATATGTGCAGGTAGATAAAGAAGGAAAAATCAGTTTTGATGCTTTTAAGGCACTGATGAGCAAGATAAGTGGATTTTCTGCTCTGAGTGGATTAACGAATCTGGTCTCCTAA